One Amaranthus tricolor cultivar Red isolate AtriRed21 chromosome 10, ASM2621246v1, whole genome shotgun sequence genomic window carries:
- the LOC130825844 gene encoding uncharacterized protein LOC130825844, whose translation MGEIVKQILTRPVQLADQITKAVDEAIQFKQECIELQSKTKKLADLIRQAARASNDLYERPTRRIIDDTEQVLDKVMALVDKCRTRSLLKRVFTIIPNAAFRKMISQLDNSIGDVTWLLRVSAPKNDDDDSDIGYLGLPPIAVNEPILCLIWEQIANLSSGLSDDRCEAAASLASLARDNERYGKLIIEEGGVGPLLKLAKEGKPKGQENAARCIGLLGRDMESVEQIVNAGVCSVFAKMLKDGQMKVQAVVAWAVSELAAHHRKCQDHFAQNNVIRLLVSHLAFETIEEHSRYTIAKRKKTSIHSVVLDNKGESEKSPATSIDHEQDEKQLANKMKPVVGGIQTEQQIANVVSDTMVRRTSNSKSKTENQAHPQHVSFAGSSIKGGREYEDPEVKAEMKAMAARALWHLAKENVLICSSITESRALLCFAVLLEKGQEEVKYNSAMALMEITSVAEQNTELRRTAFKPTSPAAKAVVDQLLKVVTGTDCDLLVPCINSLGNLARTFRATETRIIEHLVKLIDERETEVMLAAVNALIKFASTDNYLHILHCKSIILGNGVKPLIQLVYLGEQGIQIQALILMCYIAIHVPDCEALAKDGRNVLEWASKQSFFMQDPLVDELLPDAILKTTMY comes from the exons ATGGGGGAGATTGTTAAACAAATCTTGACACGACCAGTACAATTAGCAGATCAAATAACAAAAGCAGTGGATGAAGCTATACAATTCAAACAAGAATGCATTGAATTACAATCAAAGACAAAAAAGTTAGCAGACTTGATTCGACAAGCAGCTCGTGCTAGTAATGATCTGTATGAAAGGCCAACACGTCGAATCATCGACGATACTGAACAAGTTCTTGATAAAGTCATGGCTCTTGTTGACAAATGTCGAACACGATCCCTTCTTAAGCGTGTGTTTACAATTATTCCTAATGCAGCTTTTCGAAAGATGATTTCTCAACTTGATAACTCTATTGGTGATGTTACATGGCTTTTACGTGTGTCTGCCCctaagaatgatgatgatgattcagATATTGGATACCTTGGATTACCACCTATTGCTGTAAATGAGCCTATTCTTTGTTTGATTTGGGAACAGATAGCTAACCTTTCATCAGGTTTGTCTGATGATCGGTGTGAAGCAGCTGCTTCATTGGCTTCTTTGGCTAGGGATAATGAACGATATGGgaaattgattattgaagaaggTGGTGTGGGACCACTTTTAAAGCTTGCAAAGGAAGGAAAACCAAAAGGTCAAGAGAATGCAGCACGTTGTATTGGATTACTAGGACGAGATATGGAAAGTGTGGAACAAATTGTTAATGCTGGAGTTTGTTCTGTTTTTGCTAAGATGCTAAAAGATGGACAAATGAAG GTACAAGCTGTAGTGGCTTGGGCGGTGTCTGAATTGGCTGCCCATCATCGGAAATGTCAGGATCATTTTGCACAGAATAATGTAATCAGGTTACTTGTAAGTCATTTAGCTTTTGAGACAATTGAAGAGCATAGCAGGTATACAATTGCAAAGCGTAAAAAAACATCAATTCATTCGGTTGTGTTGGATAATAAAGGGGAATCAGAGAAATCACCAGCTACAAGTATTGACCATGAGCAAGATGAGAAGCAATTAGCAAACAAGATGAAGCCAGTAGTAGGAGGAATTCAAACAGAGCAACAAATAGCTAATGTGGTATCAGACACTATGGTAAGGCGGACATCTAATAGCAAGAGCAAAACTGAGAATCAAGCGCACCCACAACATGTGTCATTCGCTGGAAGTAGTATTAAAGGAGGAAGAGAGTATGAGGATCCTGAAGTTAAAGCGGAGATGAAAGCTATGGCAGCACGTGCTCTATGGCACCTAGCTAAAGAAAATGTGTTAATATGTAGTAGCATAACAGAGTCTAGGGCATTGCTTTGTTTTGCTGTGTTGTTAGAAAAAGGCCAAGAAGAAGTGAAGTATAATTCAGCAATGGCACTTATGGAGATCACAAGTGTAGCAGAACAAAACACAGAGTTAAGACGAACAGCATTCAAGCCTACATCTCCTGCAGCTAAAGCTGTGGTGGATCAACTTCTAAAGGTAGTCACAGGAACTGATTGTGACTTGTTGGTCCCTTGCATCAATTCGTTAGGTAACTTAGCAAGAACATTTCGAGCAACAGAAACAAGAATTATCGAACACCTTGTCAAACTAATCGATGAGAGGGAAACAGAAGTGATGCTAGCTGCTGTGAACGCCCTCATTAAATTTGCTTCCACCGACAATTACCTTCATATTTTGCATTGTAAGTCTATCATACTAGGGAATGGAGTAAAACCATTGATACAATTGGTGTATTTAGGTGAACAAGGTATTCAAATTCAAGCATTGATATTAATGTGTTATATAGCAATTCATGTTCCTGATTGCGAAGCGCTCGCAAAAGATGGGCGTAATGTCTTAGAATGGGCTTCCAAACAAAGCTTTTTTATGCAAGATCCTTTGGTGGACGAACTTCTACCAGACGCTATTCTTAAGACTACAATGTATTAA